Proteins encoded together in one Micromonospora kangleipakensis window:
- the idi gene encoding isopentenyl-diphosphate Delta-isomerase, with protein MTAREEHLVELVDDTGRPLGETTVAAAHQPPGRLHRAFSVLLVDPDGRVLLQRRATIKTRFPLRWANSCCGHPLPGQSLVEAANRRLREELGVEPVALTEIGVYVYYAEDPATGRVEFEYDHVLRADVPAELPTLPDPDEVAELRWVDPAELEADLDVDPRAYAPWLGGVVNRLRRSAHPEPGTPGAAAIPSGVPADEASERSGGR; from the coding sequence ATGACCGCCCGGGAGGAGCACCTGGTCGAGCTGGTCGACGACACCGGGCGCCCGCTCGGGGAGACCACCGTGGCCGCCGCCCACCAGCCGCCCGGTCGGCTGCACCGCGCCTTCTCGGTGCTGCTGGTCGACCCCGACGGCCGGGTACTGCTCCAGCGCCGGGCCACCATCAAGACCCGGTTCCCGCTGCGCTGGGCCAACTCCTGCTGCGGCCACCCGCTGCCCGGCCAGTCGCTGGTCGAGGCCGCCAACCGCCGGCTCCGCGAGGAGCTGGGCGTCGAGCCGGTCGCCCTCACCGAGATCGGGGTGTACGTCTACTACGCCGAGGACCCGGCCACCGGCCGCGTCGAATTCGAGTACGACCACGTCCTGCGCGCCGACGTGCCGGCCGAGCTGCCCACCCTGCCCGACCCCGACGAGGTGGCCGAGCTGCGCTGGGTCGACCCCGCCGAGCTGGAGGCCGACCTCGACGTCGACCCGCGCGCGTACGCACCCTGGCTGGGCGGGGTGGTGAACCGACTGCGGCGCTCCGCGCACCCTGAGCCGGGCACCCCCGGCGCCGCCGCGATCCCGTCCGGCGTTCCGGCGGATGAGGCGTCGGAGCGGTCAGGTGGCCGATGA
- the crtI gene encoding phytoene desaturase family protein, with amino-acid sequence MRTVNGRTDRVVVVGAGLGGLACALHLAGSGRQVTVLEREPVPGGRAGRLSVDGYEFDTGPTVLTMPGLIAEALGAVGEELSDWLDLTPLDPAYRAYYPDGSTLDVITDTTRMAAEIARVCGAREADGYLRFVDYARRLWELERNDFIERNLDAPTDLLTGNLLKLVAGGAFRRLQTKINQFFQDPRTQRIFSFQAMYAGLAPQDALAIYAVIAYLDSVAGVCFPRGGIHAVSRAMAGAAEKHGVQIRYGTTVSRVETAHGRATGVVTTDGDFVPADVVVLNPDLPVAYRDLLPPARARKLTYSPSCVVLHVGSKQGYDQIAHHNIHFGRSWKGTFDEVIRRGELMTDPSLLVTNPSRTDPAVAPAGRHTYYVLAPVPNLQRAPFDWRGDLSRRYTDQLIDTLEERGYVGFGEGVEVLRTITPAEWEEQGMAAGTPFAAAHSLFQTGPFRPSNLHRTLDNVVFVGSGTQPGVGVPMVLISGKLAAGRITGATS; translated from the coding sequence GTGCGAACCGTGAACGGACGTACGGACCGGGTCGTGGTCGTGGGCGCGGGCCTGGGCGGGCTGGCGTGCGCGCTGCACCTGGCCGGGAGCGGCCGGCAGGTGACCGTCCTGGAACGCGAGCCGGTGCCCGGCGGCCGAGCCGGCCGGCTCAGCGTCGACGGATACGAGTTCGACACCGGCCCGACCGTGCTCACCATGCCCGGCCTGATCGCCGAGGCGCTGGGCGCGGTCGGCGAGGAACTCTCCGACTGGCTCGACCTCACCCCGCTCGACCCGGCCTACCGCGCCTACTACCCGGACGGCTCGACGCTGGACGTGATCACCGACACCACCCGGATGGCGGCCGAGATCGCGCGGGTCTGCGGCGCCCGGGAGGCCGACGGCTACCTGCGCTTCGTCGACTACGCGCGCCGGCTCTGGGAGCTGGAACGGAACGACTTCATCGAGCGCAACCTGGACGCCCCGACCGACCTGCTCACCGGCAACCTGCTGAAGCTGGTCGCCGGCGGGGCGTTCCGGCGGCTCCAGACGAAGATCAACCAGTTCTTCCAGGACCCGCGTACCCAGCGGATCTTCTCCTTCCAGGCGATGTACGCCGGCCTGGCGCCGCAGGACGCGCTGGCCATCTACGCGGTCATCGCGTACCTCGACTCGGTTGCCGGCGTGTGCTTCCCGCGCGGCGGCATCCACGCGGTCTCCCGCGCGATGGCCGGCGCGGCCGAGAAGCACGGCGTGCAGATCCGGTACGGCACCACGGTGAGCCGGGTGGAGACCGCCCACGGCCGGGCCACCGGGGTGGTGACCACCGACGGCGACTTCGTCCCGGCCGACGTGGTGGTGCTCAACCCCGACCTGCCGGTCGCCTACCGGGACCTGCTCCCCCCGGCCCGGGCGCGGAAGCTCACCTACTCGCCCTCCTGCGTCGTGCTGCACGTGGGCTCCAAGCAGGGCTATGACCAGATCGCCCACCACAACATCCACTTCGGACGGTCCTGGAAGGGCACGTTCGACGAGGTGATCCGGCGCGGCGAGCTGATGACCGACCCGTCGCTGCTGGTGACGAACCCGAGCCGGACCGACCCGGCGGTCGCCCCGGCCGGCCGGCACACCTACTACGTGCTCGCCCCCGTGCCGAACCTCCAGCGGGCCCCGTTCGACTGGCGCGGCGACCTCAGCCGCCGCTACACCGACCAGCTCATCGACACCCTCGAGGAGCGCGGCTACGTCGGCTTCGGCGAGGGCGTCGAGGTGCTGCGCACCATCACCCCCGCCGAGTGGGAGGAGCAGGGGATGGCCGCCGGCACCCCGTTCGCCGCGGCGCACAGCCTGTTCCAGACCGGCCCGTTCCGCCCGTCGAACCTGCACCGCACGCTGGACAACGTGGTCTTCGTCGGCTCCGGCACCCAACCCGGCGTGGGCGTGCCGATGGTCCTCATCTCCGGCAAGCTCGCCGCCGGCCGCATCACCGGGGCCACGTCATGA